Proteins from one Gossypium raimondii isolate GPD5lz chromosome 8, ASM2569854v1, whole genome shotgun sequence genomic window:
- the LOC105791939 gene encoding uncharacterized protein LOC105791939: MRFFRRIAGLLGLARDDGQEVKDQENDPQNNSQTPNNPPVFQETGLPRRGFSVPVQVAAVRPHPAPLLLPCTSSDGGVQGLKWYAKRLRIDEDGDVADEFLDEVLPQTSGSANAENEKAFPKFQVKYNTRAANVKTQVMSHDGKIQQCVEYQGRLQWI; the protein is encoded by the exons ATGCGATTCTTTAGAAGAATAGCGGGGCTGCTGGGCCTTGCCAGAGACGATGGCCAGGAAGTGAAAGACCAAGAAAATGACCCTCAAAACAATTCCCAAACACCCAACAACCCTCCCGTTTTCCAAGAAACTGGGCTTCCTCGTAGGGGCTTTAGCGTCCCTGTTCAGGTCGCTGCCGTTCGTCCCCATCCTGCTCCTCTCCTCCTCCCCTGCACTTCCTCTGACGGCGGCGTCCAG GGTCTGAAATGGTATGCAAAGCGTCTTAGGATAGATGAAGATGGAGACGTAGCGGATGAGTTCTTGGATGAAGTTTTGCCACAAACATCAGGGTCAGCTAATGCAGAAAATGAGAAGGCATTCCCCAAGTTCCAAGTGAAGTATAATACGAGAGCAGCCAATGTGAAGACCCAAGTCATGTCACATGATGGTAAAATCCAGCAGTGTGTAGAGTACCAAGGAAGATTACAGTGGATATGA
- the LOC105791940 gene encoding protein LOL1: MPVPLAPYPTPPGSYTPPVNGAQSQLVCSGCRNLLMYPAGATSVCCAVCNAITAVPPPGTEMAQLVCGGCHTLLMYIRGATSVQCSCCHTVNLALEANQVAHVNCGNCRMLLMYQYGARSVKCAVCNFVTSAGGSASGAAEQKFNNT, translated from the exons ATGCCAGTTCCTCTTGCTCCATATCCAACACCTCCAGGGTCATATACTCCTCCTGTGAATG GGGCTCAAAGCCAGCTTGTATGTTCTGGATGCCGAAATCTATTAATGTATCCAGCTGGAGCAACCTCTGTGTGTTGTGCTGTTTGCAATGCAATAACAGCTGTGCCACCTCCTG GCACAGAAATGGCCCAGTTAGTTTGTGGAGGCTGCCATACCTTATTGATGTACATTCGTGGAGCCACAAGTGTTCAATGTTCATGCTGTCACACTGTCAATTTGGCCTTGGAAG CAAACCAGGTGGCACATGTAAATTGTGGGAACTGCAGGATGCTACTAATGTACCAGTATGGAGCAAGATCTGTAAAATGTGCAGTTTGCAATTTTGTCACATCAGCTGGG GGATCAGCAAGTGGTGCAGCAGAACAGAAGTTCAACAACACCTAA
- the LOC105791942 gene encoding late embryogenesis abundant protein 6, whose product MHTMKEKISNMASSAKEHVNIGKAQLEEKLEKASASTEEQKELAHERKKAKEARAKMELHQDKVKHIQEKMRAKQPQYLHGYGYDLDHDPTLDRDETTAPPYHHTAHPPTHGHHKY is encoded by the exons ATGCACACAATGAAGGAGAAGATTAGCAACATGGCCAGTAGCGCCAAGGAGCATGTCAACATCGGCAAAGCTCAACTTGAAGAAAAG TTGGAGAAAGCATCGGCTTCTACAGAAGAACAGAAGGAGTTGGCTCATGAGCGTAAAAAAGCCAAGGAAGCTCGAGCAAAGATGGAGTTGCATCAGGATAAGGTCAAGCATATACAGGAGAAAATGAGGGCTAAACAACCCCAATATCTCCATGGCTATGGCTATGACCTTGATCATGACCCAACACTTGATAGGGATGAAACCACCGCTCCTCCCTATCATCATACAGCGCATCCCCCAACTCACGGCCATCACAAGTATTAA
- the LOC128043148 gene encoding uncharacterized protein LOC128043148, with protein MNHLFRYCHVTREVWRSLSFQCILRNHCEDFVQWITWAIEQLNLDQSRVFCCALSAIWGDRNKRIHEGKIRKGTEVANLIISYIKEIDSLEKRDLNRALEKKRWSPPQESFMKINFDGAYDKGKNQSGVGIVARDSNGTILFSYSEIHFGIPSAFAAEAIACRKGVQMGIRRGWRHLILEGDSLTIVKKCKSKSQDRSMVGVYIFDIQQEIYGLENIRFQYIPRSANGLAHIIATESLRRGEEFYLDRGVPDYAMDQARLDGRSEEEVSREEK; from the coding sequence ATGAACCACTTATTTCGTTACTGTCATGTTACAAGGGAGGTATGGAGATCATTATCGTTTCAGTGCATTTTAAGGAATCATTGTGAAGATTTTGTACAGTGGATTACCTGGGCAATAGAGCAGCTCAACCTTGATCAAAGTCGCGTATTTTGTTGTGCACTCTCGGCAATATGGGGCGACAGAAACAAAAGAATACATGAAGGTAAAATTAGAAAGGGGACGGAAGTTGCAAATCTTATAATCAGTTACATCAAAGAAATTGATAGTCTTGAGAAGAGAGATCTGAACCGTGCCTTAGAGAAAAAGAGATGGTCGCCACCACAGGAAAGTTTCATGAAGATCAACTTTGATGGCGCATACGATAAAGGAAAGAATCAGTCGGGTGTGGGTATTGTGGCCAGAGATTCGAATGGTACTATTCTTTTTTCATACTCAGAGATTCATTTTGGTATTCCATCAGCCTTTGCTGCTGAAGCAATTGCCTGCCGGAAAGGCGTTCAAATGGGAATCAGGAGGGGATGGCGACATTTGATCCTTGAAGGAGACTCCCTCACAATAGTCAAAAAATGTAAATCGAAGAGTCAAGATAGATCTATGGTGGGAGTATACATTTTTGACATTCAACAGGAAATCTATGGACTTGAAAACATCAGATTTCAGTATATACCTAGATCCGCAAATGGTCTTGCTCATATCATAGCAACAGAATCATTGAGAAGAGGAGAAGAGTTTTACCTGGATAGGGGAGTTCCAGATTATGCCATGGATCAAGCTCGGCTGGATGGGAGAAGTGAAGAAGAAGTCTCCAGAGAAGAAAAATGA